A region from the Curtobacterium sp. MCBA15_012 genome encodes:
- the tuf gene encoding elongation factor Tu, with amino-acid sequence MAKAKFERTKPHVNIGTIGHVDHGKTTLTAAITKVLHDQYPDLNEARDFAQIDSAPEERDRGITINISHVEYQTEKRHYAHVDAPGHADYVKNMITGAAQMDGAILVVAATDGPMPQTREHVLLARQVGVPYIVVALNKSDMVDDEEILELVELEVRELLGSQEFDEDAPVVQVSALKALEGDEKWVKSVQDLMSAVDENVPDPVRATDQPFLMPIEDVFTITGRGTVVTGRVERGTLDLNSEVEIVGIRPTQKTTVTGIEMFRKLLDKAEAGDNTGLLIRGLKREDVERGQVVVKPGSVTPHTEFKANAYILTKEEGGRHNPFYANYRPQFYFRTTDVTGVITLPEGTEMVMPGDTVAMSVELIQPIAMEAGLRFAIREGGRTVGAGTVEEIVK; translated from the coding sequence GTGGCCAAGGCCAAGTTCGAGCGGACCAAGCCGCACGTCAACATCGGAACCATCGGTCACGTCGACCACGGCAAGACCACGCTCACGGCGGCGATCACCAAGGTTCTGCACGACCAGTACCCGGACCTCAACGAGGCCCGCGACTTCGCACAGATCGACAGCGCTCCCGAGGAGCGCGACCGCGGCATCACGATCAACATCTCGCACGTCGAGTACCAGACCGAGAAGCGCCACTACGCGCACGTCGACGCTCCTGGTCACGCCGACTACGTGAAGAACATGATCACCGGTGCGGCCCAGATGGACGGCGCGATCCTCGTGGTCGCCGCCACCGACGGCCCGATGCCCCAGACGCGCGAGCACGTCCTGCTCGCCCGCCAGGTCGGCGTCCCCTACATCGTCGTCGCGCTGAACAAGTCCGACATGGTCGACGACGAGGAGATCCTGGAGCTCGTCGAGCTCGAGGTCCGTGAGCTCCTCGGCTCGCAGGAGTTCGACGAGGACGCCCCCGTCGTGCAGGTCTCGGCGCTCAAGGCGCTCGAGGGCGACGAGAAGTGGGTCAAGTCGGTCCAGGACCTCATGTCCGCCGTCGACGAGAACGTCCCGGACCCGGTGCGCGCCACCGACCAGCCGTTCCTCATGCCGATCGAGGACGTCTTCACGATCACCGGTCGTGGCACGGTCGTCACCGGCCGTGTCGAGCGTGGCACGCTCGACCTGAACTCCGAGGTCGAGATCGTCGGCATCCGCCCGACGCAGAAGACCACGGTCACGGGCATCGAGATGTTCCGCAAGCTGCTCGACAAGGCCGAGGCTGGTGACAACACCGGTCTGCTCATCCGTGGCCTCAAGCGCGAGGACGTGGAGCGCGGCCAGGTCGTCGTGAAGCCGGGTTCGGTCACGCCGCACACCGAGTTCAAGGCGAACGCGTACATCCTGACCAAGGAAGAGGGCGGGCGTCACAACCCGTTCTACGCGAACTACCGTCCGCAGTTCTACTTCCGCACCACGGACGTCACCGGCGTCATCACGCTGCCCGAGGGCACCGAGATGGTCATGCCCGGTGACACCGTCGCCATGTCGGTCGAGCTGATCCAGCCGATCGCGATGGAGGCTGGCCTCCGTTTCGCCATCCGTGAGGGTGGTCGTACGGTCGGCGCCGGTACGGTCGAGGAGATCGTCAAGTAA
- the fusA gene encoding elongation factor G — MAQDVLTDLNKVRNIGIMAHIDAGKTTTTERILFYTGITHKIGEVHDGAATMDWMAQEQERGITITSAATTCFWDNNQINIIDTPGHVDFTVEVERSLRVLDGAVAVFDGKEGVEPQSETVWRQADKYDVPRICFVNKMDKLGADFYFTVDTIINRLGAEPLVLQLPIGAENDFVGVIDLIEMHAKVWPGDAKGDVTMGAQYEVQEIPADLQARAEEYRAKLIERVAETDDALLEKYFGGEELTKDEIKAAIRKLTIASEVYPVLCGSAFKNRGVQPMLDAVIDYLPSPLDVPPMIGHDVKDEEKEIIRKPEATEPFSALAFKVAVHPFFGRLTYVRVYSGSIESGAQVINSTKGKKERIGKIFQMHSNKENPVDNVTAGHIYAVIGLKDTTTGDTLCDPTNQVVLESMTFPEPVIEVAIEPNTKADQEKLSTAIQKLAEEDPTFRVELNAETGQTTIKGMGELHLDILVDRMKREFKVEASVGKPQVAYRETLTKVVERYDYTHKKQTGGSGQFAKVQIALEPMEVTAEKVYEFENAVTGGRVPREYIPSVDAGIQDAMQVGILAGYPTVGVKAILKDGAAHDVDSSEMAFKIAGSIAYKEAARKAGPAILEPIMAVEVRTPEEYMGDVIGDLNSRRGQIASMEDASGVKVVRASVPLSEMFGYVGDLRSKTSGRAVYSMTFETYSQVPAKVAEEIIAKNTGE; from the coding sequence GTGGCACAGGACGTGCTCACCGACCTGAACAAGGTCCGCAACATCGGCATCATGGCGCACATCGATGCCGGCAAGACCACGACGACCGAGCGCATCCTGTTCTACACGGGCATCACGCACAAGATCGGTGAGGTCCACGACGGCGCCGCGACGATGGACTGGATGGCGCAGGAGCAGGAGCGCGGCATCACGATCACGTCGGCCGCGACGACCTGCTTCTGGGACAACAACCAGATCAACATCATCGACACCCCCGGTCACGTGGACTTCACGGTCGAGGTGGAGCGCTCGCTCCGCGTCCTCGACGGTGCCGTCGCCGTCTTCGACGGCAAGGAGGGCGTCGAGCCCCAGTCCGAGACCGTGTGGCGTCAGGCCGACAAGTACGACGTCCCCCGCATCTGCTTCGTCAACAAGATGGACAAGCTCGGCGCGGACTTCTACTTCACCGTCGACACCATCATCAACCGCCTCGGAGCGGAGCCGCTCGTGCTCCAGCTCCCGATCGGTGCCGAGAACGACTTCGTCGGTGTCATCGACCTCATCGAGATGCACGCCAAGGTCTGGCCGGGCGATGCCAAGGGTGACGTCACCATGGGCGCCCAGTACGAGGTCCAGGAGATCCCCGCGGACCTCCAGGCCCGTGCCGAGGAGTACCGCGCGAAGCTCATCGAGCGCGTCGCCGAGACCGACGACGCACTGCTCGAGAAGTACTTCGGTGGCGAGGAGCTCACCAAGGACGAGATCAAGGCTGCGATCCGCAAGCTGACCATCGCGTCCGAGGTCTACCCCGTCCTCTGCGGCTCGGCGTTCAAGAACCGTGGCGTGCAGCCGATGCTCGACGCGGTCATCGACTACCTCCCGTCCCCGCTCGACGTGCCGCCGATGATCGGCCACGACGTCAAGGACGAGGAGAAGGAGATCATCCGCAAGCCCGAGGCGACGGAGCCGTTCTCGGCCCTGGCGTTCAAGGTCGCGGTGCACCCCTTCTTCGGTCGTCTCACGTACGTCCGCGTGTACTCCGGCTCGATCGAGTCCGGTGCCCAGGTCATCAACTCGACCAAGGGCAAGAAGGAGCGCATCGGCAAGATCTTCCAGATGCACTCCAACAAGGAGAACCCGGTCGACAACGTGACCGCTGGCCACATCTACGCGGTCATCGGCCTCAAGGACACCACCACCGGTGACACCCTGTGCGACCCGACCAACCAGGTCGTCCTCGAGTCGATGACGTTCCCGGAGCCGGTCATCGAGGTCGCCATCGAGCCGAACACGAAGGCTGACCAGGAGAAGCTCTCCACGGCCATCCAGAAGCTCGCCGAAGAGGACCCGACGTTCCGCGTCGAGCTCAACGCCGAGACCGGTCAGACGACGATCAAGGGCATGGGCGAGCTCCACCTCGACATCCTCGTCGACCGCATGAAGCGCGAGTTCAAGGTCGAGGCCAGCGTCGGCAAGCCGCAGGTCGCGTACCGCGAGACCCTGACCAAGGTCGTCGAGCGCTACGACTACACGCACAAGAAGCAGACCGGTGGTTCCGGCCAGTTCGCGAAGGTGCAGATCGCCCTCGAGCCGATGGAAGTCACGGCCGAGAAGGTCTACGAGTTCGAGAACGCCGTCACCGGTGGTCGCGTCCCGCGTGAGTACATCCCCTCGGTCGACGCCGGTATCCAGGACGCCATGCAGGTCGGCATCCTGGCCGGGTACCCGACCGTCGGCGTGAAGGCCATCCTCAAGGACGGCGCGGCGCACGACGTCGACTCGTCCGAGATGGCGTTCAAGATCGCCGGTTCCATCGCCTACAAGGAGGCCGCCCGCAAGGCCGGTCCCGCCATCCTCGAGCCGATCATGGCCGTCGAGGTGCGTACTCCGGAGGAGTACATGGGCGACGTCATCGGTGACCTCAACTCCCGTCGTGGCCAGATCGCCTCGATGGAGGACGCCTCGGGCGTCAAGGTGGTCCGCGCGAGCGTTCCGCTGTCCGAGATGTTCGGCTACGTCGGTGACCTCCGGTCGAAGACCTCTGGTCGTGCGGTCTACTCGATGACCTTCGAGACCTACAGCCAGGTCCCGGCCAAGGTCGCCGAGGAGATCATCGCGAAGAACACCGGGGAGTAA
- the rpsG gene encoding 30S ribosomal protein S7 → MPRKGPAPKRPVVADPVYGAPIVSQLVNKILLDGKKGLAERIVYDALEGVTAKNQQDAVATLKKALDNVRPTLEVRSRRVGGSTYQVPVEVKPHRANTLALRWLTSYAKARREKTMTERLMNEILDASNGLGAAVKRREDTHKMAESNKAFAHYRW, encoded by the coding sequence ATGCCTCGCAAGGGTCCCGCCCCGAAGCGTCCCGTCGTCGCCGACCCGGTGTACGGCGCGCCGATCGTCTCGCAGCTCGTGAACAAGATCCTCCTGGACGGCAAGAAGGGCCTCGCCGAGCGCATCGTCTACGACGCGCTCGAGGGTGTCACCGCCAAGAACCAGCAGGATGCCGTCGCGACGCTCAAGAAGGCGCTCGACAACGTCCGTCCGACCCTCGAGGTCCGCAGCCGCCGCGTCGGTGGCTCGACCTACCAGGTCCCGGTCGAGGTCAAGCCGCACCGCGCGAACACCCTCGCGCTCCGCTGGCTGACCTCGTACGCCAAGGCACGTCGCGAGAAGACGATGACCGAGCGTCTCATGAACGAGATCCTCGACGCGTCGAACGGTCTCGGTGCCGCGGTCAAGCGCCGCGAGGACACGCACAAGATGGCCGAGTCGAACAAGGCCTTCGCCCACTACCGCTGGTAG
- the rpsL gene encoding 30S ribosomal protein S12: MPTIQQLVRKGRTPKVVKTKAPALKANPQQRGVCTRVYTTTPKKPNSALRKVARVKLSNGTEVTAYIPGEGHNLQEHSMVLVRGGRVKDLPGVRYKIIRGALDTQAVKNRKQARSRYGAKKG, encoded by the coding sequence TTGCCTACCATCCAGCAGCTCGTTCGCAAGGGTCGCACGCCGAAGGTCGTCAAGACCAAGGCGCCGGCACTGAAGGCGAACCCCCAGCAGCGTGGTGTCTGCACCCGCGTCTACACCACCACCCCCAAGAAGCCGAACTCGGCCCTGCGCAAGGTCGCTCGTGTCAAGCTCTCGAACGGCACCGAGGTGACGGCCTACATCCCCGGTGAGGGCCACAACCTGCAGGAGCACTCGATGGTGCTCGTCCGTGGCGGTCGTGTGAAGGACCTCCCCGGCGTGCGCTACAAGATCATCCGTGGCGCCCTGGACACCCAGGCAGTCAAGAACCGTAAGCAGGCTCGCAGCCGCTACGGCGCGAAGAAGGGTTGA
- a CDS encoding DUF6121 family protein, with protein sequence MSRWLVATMTSVLFVALVVAVTGFEALLADVEAIAQPDATPYLGPGMVVAGAVVVFLATASGVREGNPGVSGLVAAAGTYLVMLAVGSVGYASVRGDATELLVFPAGSALSPFVVGSVVVALVCVVGGIAAARHQDRAAARQATHDHR encoded by the coding sequence ATGTCCCGCTGGTTGGTCGCGACGATGACGTCCGTGCTCTTCGTGGCGCTCGTCGTCGCGGTGACCGGCTTCGAGGCCCTGCTCGCCGACGTCGAGGCGATCGCCCAACCCGACGCGACGCCGTACCTCGGCCCCGGGATGGTCGTCGCCGGCGCGGTCGTGGTGTTCCTCGCGACGGCGTCCGGCGTCCGCGAGGGCAACCCGGGCGTCAGCGGCCTCGTCGCCGCCGCCGGCACGTACCTCGTCATGCTCGCGGTCGGATCGGTCGGCTACGCGTCCGTCCGCGGCGACGCCACCGAGCTGCTCGTGTTCCCGGCGGGCTCCGCACTGAGCCCGTTCGTCGTCGGTTCGGTCGTCGTCGCCTTGGTGTGCGTCGTCGGCGGGATCGCCGCGGCGCGCCACCAGGACCGCGCGGCGGCCCGGCAGGCGACGCACGACCACCGCTGA
- the pilM gene encoding type IV pilus assembly protein PilM: MAKTLVGIDIGGDTIRAVEVANPDKPDPVILRVAEVPLVPGSTKRGEVLEPNTVAASLRELWRVGRFRSKDVVLGMGNQRVLSRDLTVPKAPLAQIRESLPFQVQDMLPVPVGDAILDFYPVSESTTVDGPVVHGLLIAAVKDSVLANVRAVQLAGLNPVGVDLIPFALTRVYLPASRYPGTHALAEVGANTTTVVIATDGVPQFVRVIPSGGDDLTGALGAALDIPLDQAEPVKRWIGMGGRALTADDRRAEATIRDLSTELLTSLRNTVNYFVSTRPGTTMAGIVLAGGGAHLPGFAGALGMQTGLPVAIGDAFADAATNRSVRSEDLAERGHAVAVAWGLARGSVAA, from the coding sequence ATGGCGAAGACCCTCGTCGGGATCGACATCGGCGGAGACACCATCCGCGCGGTCGAGGTCGCGAACCCGGACAAGCCCGACCCCGTCATCCTGCGCGTGGCCGAGGTCCCGCTCGTCCCGGGCTCGACCAAGCGCGGTGAGGTCCTCGAGCCGAACACCGTCGCCGCCAGCCTCAGGGAGCTGTGGCGGGTCGGACGGTTCCGGTCGAAGGACGTCGTCCTCGGCATGGGCAACCAGCGCGTGCTCTCGCGCGACCTGACCGTCCCGAAGGCCCCGCTCGCGCAGATCCGCGAGTCGCTGCCGTTCCAGGTGCAGGACATGCTCCCGGTCCCGGTCGGTGACGCGATCCTCGACTTCTACCCGGTGTCCGAGTCGACGACGGTGGACGGACCCGTCGTGCACGGTCTCCTCATCGCGGCCGTCAAGGACTCCGTGCTCGCGAACGTCCGCGCGGTCCAGCTCGCCGGTCTCAACCCGGTCGGCGTCGACCTCATCCCGTTCGCGCTCACCCGCGTCTACCTGCCGGCGTCCCGGTACCCCGGTACGCACGCGCTCGCCGAGGTCGGGGCGAACACCACGACGGTCGTGATCGCGACGGACGGGGTCCCGCAGTTCGTCCGGGTGATCCCGTCGGGAGGCGACGACCTGACCGGCGCGCTCGGTGCTGCCCTCGACATCCCCCTCGACCAGGCCGAGCCGGTGAAGCGCTGGATCGGCATGGGCGGCCGCGCCCTGACCGCCGACGACCGACGCGCCGAGGCCACCATCCGCGACCTCAGCACCGAACTGCTGACCAGCTTGAGGAACACCGTGAACTACTTCGTGAGCACCCGGCCGGGGACGACGATGGCGGGCATCGTGCTCGCCGGCGGCGGCGCGCACCTCCCCGGGTTCGCCGGGGCGCTCGGCATGCAGACCGGACTGCCCGTGGCGATCGGCGACGCGTTCGCCGACGCCGCGACGAACCGCTCCGTCCGCAGCGAGGACCTCGCCGAGCGCGGGCACGCCGTCGCCGTCGCGTGGGGACTGGCGCGGGGGAGCGTCGCCGCATGA